The DNA segment ATCTGTTGCTTGTTTATCTTGATTGTAAGTTAGTGATGTGCCAGCTATGACAGTCTTGTTAACACATCCAATTAGCAATACCCTGACTTAATTTAGCCAGTGATTAGCTTTCTTAATAgctagcatgttagcattaaaACTATCTTGACATAGTATTTTGTAGCTCATTTAATGTATTACGCTAATTAGCTTCTGTTTAACATCTATTGTTTGCTTAGCTTGATAATTAGTTAACAAGTGGTCTGCTTGCTAGCTATCACAGTCTTGTTAACACAACTAATTTGTAATACCCTGACTTTACTTAGCCACCCACTAGCATTATTAATAGCTCACATAAAACTAGCTTGAATAGCATTTTTCAGTTAATCATGATCCTAATGAGCTTAATGGAAACAGAGGTTATTGTTACTGGTGTCCACTTTAACCATTTACTACCAACTGGACCTCTCACTATAGGTGCGAGTTCAATTTATGTAGAGCTATTGTAGAAGAGTAGTACTACAAACAgtaatgaatatgaaaatgtataccTGATTTTAAAAGAATGTCCTGTAATAATCCCAAAAAATAATCCAGGTGCATTGAAACATTAGAAATATGGTAGCTCTCAATAAATCCAGTAGGCTATGTATCCAGTATGCATCCAGTATATAGCCTACTCAATACATCAAGTCAAACTCTACAGGACCACCCACTCATTTCTATTGTACATGTATGTTATGTCTATTATTTATGTCTCGAACACTCCATCATTGATTGACTGTGCTTTTTTCACACTATACATAGAGTacttaatgtaaaatataattaaaagcaTATCATTTGAGTACTTTACCTTCTTTACCACCCTAGTAACAtctatttttaaaatactgttAGGATTTTGGCGAAAACAATTCATGCACTTCTAGAAACTACAGTACAGCTGCTGTAATTATTAATAAGCCttatctaataaataaataaaacccttGGGTGAATACATTCTCAACTTCGTCATATGGAACaaaagtgtatgtgtgaatgtgtgtgtgtgtgtgtgtgtgtgtgttacagccaCTGATCAGAGACAGTGTATGCTTATCTAAAAGTACCACGCCAGCATTTTTGTCTGACCCCTTTTATACAGTGTAACACAGCGCTCCATGTCCACTGATGCAAAGCATTACCGTCGAGTCACGCCCGGCAACATCAGTCTGACAGCCGGTTGCCAGGACGATGCCAACGGGGTGGAGTCTGTGCAGAAGCctgagaaggagggatgaacacACAGGGGAGAGTAGATTATATAGCCTAATGAAAACATGAGGTGTTTGCCTTATGCTCCAGTGTGGCCATCTCCTATCCTCacctgcttccttctttcctttacgcTCTACTATTTGCTCTTCATCTTTTTGTCCTCTGccatctttcctcccctctctcccttcatgcctctttttgttgtttcctacctcccttgtgccctcctttctttcccttctccaTATTTTACTTCATTCCCCTTCTTTTTCCATACCAACCTCCCTACTCTCGTCTTTTTCCTCCTTGCCATCCCTCTATCTACTTCTACCCTACTTTCTTTACATTACTCTTTTTCCTGCCCTAGCTttatcttccttttctctccttctgctTAACACCCTCCATCTGCCCCTCCCTGcatccttcctcattccctcctcccttgTTCCTCTCTAGCCTTGAAGGAAAGCTAGCCAGTCGTCAGGATGTTGTATCCTAGCAACAGTGACATCCCGCCCCATTCGGTATCAGGATGAACCAAATTTAATTTtttggatgaagaggaggagcggGAGAAGAGTAGAGACTGTGATAGGAGGGAGTGGAAGGGGAGGGTAATACCAATCAGCTGATATGAGttgactttgacattttttttaaaaattgtacaGTACTGGATCACATGTtaatcacacagtgttcattttaaaaattaaacattaactGCACATATTGAAGttcactttgttttttcctaTGTCCTTTGGAAACTAACCCTTCATAGTCAGTAACCACAAATTCATGATTCCAAAAATGTGAGGAAGGCAAAGGGATGAAGACTTCAAGTCTACTCATCAATGATGCATTACATTCAAAAAGAAGTCCCTATCATTCATTAGAAGAATGTGCCATATTTCTTCtatcagagaaagaaaaaagttatttttaaagaaCATTCTTCAGAGGTTTGGTGGAGTTGATATTTAGTTCATGGTTGGAAAAAGTACAAGAAAGTTATGTCGATAAATATTGATTGTATTACTAAATATTGTTAgttcctgtctctgtctgacCTGAAAAACATAACCACAAAAGGTAAAAATACTCGAAAGCAATTTTCCTTTCTGTTGaggtcagcaaaaaaaaaactctggaTCTGGTCTGGATTCACTGTCTTGGTAAATGTATGCCACGAGATGGGCTTGAACCTTAAAGAATGAACTCACTAGACAACGTAACTGTCACTACTGTAACACTGCTGCGACGAAAAGGACATTTTCACTCAAAGTCAGCTGAACTTAGCAACGTAACCAGCTTGAGTTGAGAAAgacatgaaggaggaaggaaagacagaaagaggaaggacagcagTTTGTTTAGCATGAATTTTCTCAAGTGAAATTGAAAGTCATTCAGAGTGACCTCACTGCAGCAATCAGGAAGCCTTTCTGTTCCGcttgaaagacaaaaaactcATCTGAACTTCAACAAAAATTCGTGAGCACTTGTGAGTACAgtaacattttctctttttaaattaGGAGCATTAAGACTTAATGCAGCAGTATTTAAGAACATGGCCGTTTTTTGACTAAACAATTTAGGTTCAAAGTTATTGCAGTTTTCTAAATACATTATTTCACTTCTACTTTTGTTCTTAGTCTTTAAACATGGCAGCTGCGAGCAACATACTATCCgaagatcagtttctgtgctccatctgtctggatgtgttcactcATCCAGTCACCAtaccatgtggacacaacttctgcaagGACTGCATCACAGAACACTGGAATACTAAAGTCCAGAGTCAGTGTCCAATGTGTAATAAGTGTTTTGACAGAAGACCAGAGCTGCATGTCAACACTTTCATATCTGAGATGGCTGCTCAGTTCAGACAGTCATGTGTAAAGGACACCACTAGCTGCTCAGAGCAACAACAAGCCAAACCAGTAGACGTTCtatgtgatgtctgcactgaaACCAAACTCAAATCTGTgaagtcctgcctggtttgtttggcctcctactgtgagactcacctggagcctcATCAGAGCATTCCAGGcctgaaaaaacacaagctgatTGATCCTGTGAAGAACCTGGAGGGCAGGATGTGTAAGAAACACGATCGACTTCTGGAGCTGTTCTGCAAGACTGATCATACATGCGTTTGTCGGTTCTGTACTGAGACAAGTCACAAGAGacatcattttgtttctttgaaagatgaatatgaaggaaagaaagcaaaactCGGCGAAACAGAGGCTGAAATCCAGAAGATGATCCAGGAGAGACAAGTGAAAATTTGGGACATCAAACATTCAGTGGAGCTCAGCAAagaagaggcagacagagagctTGCTGATGGCGTGCAGGTCTTTGCTAATATGATGGATTCTGTTGAGGAATGTCTTGCAAAACTTATTGAGATGATTGAAGAGAAGcataaaaaaacagagaaacaggctggaGGTTTCATCAAAGAACTGGAAGaggaaatctctgagctgaagaagagaagtgCTGAGCTGAAGCATCTTTTACACGCTGAAGACCACCTCCAGTTCCTCCGAAACTTTCCATCTCTGAACTCTGCTCCACCCAGCAAAGACTGGAGAGAGGTCAGAGTTCAATCATCATTTGAGGGGACTGTGAGGagagctgtggctcagctggaggaaaCACTCAGTAAAGAGATGAAGAGGCTGCTTGAGGCCGAACTGAAGATggtccagcagtatgcagtgaATGTCACTTTCAATCGGGAAACAGCGCATCCTAAACTTATCATATCACATGATGGGAAAGAAGTCAGTCATGGTGAGGTAAAACAGAATCTTCAAGACAACCCAGGAAGATTTTCCTCATGTTGTGCTGTCTTAGGAAAGCAGAGCTTCACTTCAGGGAGATTTTACTATGAGGTTTGGGTTAAAGGGAAAACTGACTGGACAttaggagtggccagagagtcaATAAATAGGAAGGGAGAAATTAAGGCTTGCCCCAGGAATGGCTACTGGACTGTATGGTTGAGAAAGGGAAATGTATATCATGCTAATACCAgttctcctgtccttctttcaccAAAGTTACAgcctcagaaggtgggggtgtttgtggattataaggagggtctggtctctttttatgatgtagatGCTGCCGatcttatctactcctttactggtTGTATGTTCAAAGAGAAACTCTATCCGTACTTTAGCCCATGTTCTAATGATGGTGGTAGAAGCTCTATCCCTCTGATTATCTCTCCTGTCGGTAACACATATTTGAATAATGATTAGTTTTCTAAAGAAAGGACTTCACTGGATGATGTGAACACCAAAACAAATTTAGCTCCTTGTATGACGAGGCtacacaattcaatttaaactggactgaaaaccaaataaaccTTTGACTAAATCAATATCCACGGCTAAAGTAATCAGtattaaattaatgttaaaGGATGTTACTTGTAGTGTCAAACCTACACCTTTATAGAGCTTTTTAgtctcttttagctcattgttttggctttacatgttatacatttactgtatggCTATATACAAAAGCCAATGTGTTTTTTAGGAGAAGGTGGATACCCAATCAGAgctgaatattggacttaccttCATCATGTGACAAGGCATATGATTCCAACGGAAGGATaatattcttttatatttacttGTGTAAGAAGGCTATTGTTTGCTAATATGATAGCCATGGAAACTTTAAAGATTGATAATATATCAGCGCATTATGTGATTTAGCTTGTTCAAACATCCACTAATGCAACTTTAACAGAGGGTTGtgaagtaaaatgtatttaaaatatgattttgtgCTTCAATTGTAAGGTGGTatgatataaatgtaaatgtcataATTGGACGtttataagataaataaacaaTTAGCTAAAGACAGCTATAGAAATAACAGGAATCCTGGGACTAAGTGGATCGACtcttaatttacatttttgtttattatttcttattatcACTTCAAGGAATTCATTTCTGttcaatataattcaatatTATATCTGTAATATTTCTTTACACATGTATCACATTACCAAAAAGGAATCATGAGtgacaaacatgtttaaagGTTGCTTTGACAACTTGAGGTTGTTTacaaaaactgaatatattgtATATACCAAATAGACATTTTCTGAAGAGCGGCTGCTGAGTAAGATAGAATTGATTGATTATGTATTTAcattaaagatttttttaatagtgAAGTTAAAATGTCCATGCATCCACTGTGTCTCATTGAGTCAGAACTGATTAGTTTTTGGTACATATGTCTTTTGTTACTCAAATTAGATCCATTTGTTCTCTGCTTAACGTGTGGCTATAATGATGTCAAAATATGAAGCAGGATATAAAGCATTTGACTACCAGGTCACCtgaaggaggagacagagcAACACAAGAAAATGGGAATGTCTAAGTGTCATTTTCCTAAAAACGAAACTGAAAGTAACTCAGAGCGTCAGATGAGCTGCAGTCAAACACGTCTGCTAAACTCtaatgaaaaagtaaaagtgctTCAACAAAGACCTTCTTATGAACCTTCAATAAACAAGGTAAGCACAGTAAGCACAGTGCTGCCATTATAACAATAGTATTTGTTCCGTTTCTTGCTATAATGTCTCGTTTTAACGCGACGCTTTTCATGTTAACATGTGTTTGTATCCAGATGTGTTCATGTTATTATGAGATATTTTATAGTTATCAGCGATAGATAGACCTAACCAACCAAACCTCCGTTTTTATAAGTAACTTTTCTTGTTATAACACATGATTTGTAGTTATTCCACAAATTGAACAAATCTCGTTATGGTGGCATAATCACGTGTCTTAATTAAACAAgaaacttttcttcttttacatgATTGATTTGTTGTTATAACGAGAGACATGGTAGACTAGCAACCACAAGCTGAAATAGGATTGATCAATAATAAGGTGATTGATCAATAATAACATAATTGATCCATGCGGCAGGATGTTTTCATACAGCCGTGAGCTGCTCTCCTATGTGTAATACTGAGTGGAGTTGGTGTCAGATTAAATGATTGTAGGGGTCTGTGCAGTGTTCTCTACCTGACTGCACATATTATTCAACAAGAACACATCTCCTCCCCCCTGCCACCCACCTGACAGCACACAGCCCAGATAGATGATTTGATATTTATAATGCGCTCAGTGATAGAAGTAACTCACATCCTTTATTCACCTACCAGTACAGAAAACTAATATTACAAGTTCTGCATGAATCctactaaagtaaaagtactgcagtattatgagtgatgtagtatgcagtattacagtaaaagtactgcagtattatgagtgatgtagtatgcagtattacaataaaagtactgcagtattacagtaaaagtactgcagtattatgagtgatgtagtatacagtattacagtaaaagtactgcagtattatgagtgatatagtatgcagtattacagtaaaagtagtggtttggtccctctgactgatatattattacagTGATCTCCAACTCTgttcctggagagctactgccctgcatgttttaggtatcgcCCCTCcataacacacctgattctaaaaatgaactcgttatcaagcagctgaagcttgtcaatgGGCTTGATGAcaagttcattattagaatcaggtgtgttagactggggagatacctaaaacatgcagggcagtagctctccaggagcagggttggagatcactgtattattatatatgacatcattagattattaatagtgaagcatcagtgttagagcagcatgttactgttgtagctgctggaggtggagctagtttatactactttatatacagttagctagtttatactactttatatacagttagctagtttacactactttatatacagttagctagtttacactactttatgtacagttagctagtttatactactttatatacagttagctagtttacactactttatatacagttagctagtttatactactttatgtacagttagctagtttatactactttatatacagttagctagtttacattactttatatacggttagctagtttacactactttatatacagttagctagtttacactactttatatacagttagctagtttacactactttatatacagttagctagtttatactactttatatacagttagctagttgatactactttatatacagttagctagtttatactactttatatacagttagctagtttatactactttatatacagttagctagtttatactactttatatacagttagctagtttagtccggtggttcccaacctagggggtggtgagatgattaatgggaaaaaaacacagttctgatcatttttgctgaaatattggatcatttgaacatttattaaatgaaaccatgtgagaagtttagagggataaatcattatttggtggagctgttaacaattgatagacatctgaaatgtgagcctgactacaaactgctttttgtaagatgttaaaagacaaaaaggttggaaaccactggtttcatctttaacagtGTGTTGTATTTGAAAAGGGTGTTATATTATCCATCCTCGTCCATCAACCTAccaatttacattaaaataccaaaagtttgttttaatgagatACTAATTTTGTGAAATCATGTATAATAAATCATGTGGAATAAATTGGAATCTGTTAATAAATCTCAAATGTTAAACTAAAATGATCTATAAATCAAAAAGGATAAAGGTTGTAATGAGAATGGTTTCAAATTGTCTACTATGCTGCCTagtaaatcaaatcaaacacataACAGTGATTAATTGAGTTGTAGCCATTTCAGAAGTTcctctatataatatataattttgcTCCAACAATTCTAaaatgaagatttaaaaaaaatgtgtattgtgtgtgaaAATAATACACAGTGAGCTTTGGTTGTATTTCACCAATACATGTTATATCTTTAACACATATATTaagacaaaaaatgtgcatgttattTATTCCTGTTTTCACTTTTGATGTTTGTCTGTAGACATGGCATCTGCGAGCAACTTACTATCCgaagatcagtttctgtgctccatctgtctggatgtgttcactcATCCAGTCACCAtaccatgtggacacaacttctgcaagGACTGCATCACAGAACACTGGAATATTAATTCACAGTGTCAGTGTCCCATGTGTAAAGAGCTTTTTGCCAAAAGACCTAAACTGAGGGTCAACACCTTCATATCTGAGATGGCTGCTCAGTTCAGGCAGTCAGttcaaaagaaaagcagcagctcagaaCAACAACAAGCAAAGACAGGAGATGTTCTCTGTGATTTCTGcactgaaaccaaactgaaggccctgaagtcctgcctggtgtgtctgacctcctacTGTGAAACTCACCTGGAGCCTCATCAGAGGATCCCAGGCCTGAAAAGACACATGCTGATTGATCCTGTGAAGAACCTGGAAGACAGAATGTGTAAGAAGCATGATCGacctctggagctgttctgCAAGACTGAtcagatgtgtttgtgtcagttaTGCACTGACACAGGTCATAAGGGGCACCGCATTGTTCCTCTGATAGACGAACATGAGGGGAGGAAGGCTGAGCTGCAAAAGAAAGAGGCTAAAGTTCAGCAGATGATCCAGGAGAGACGACTGAAGATTCAGCAGATCAAACAGTCAGTGAAGCTCAGCAAGGAagatgcagacagagagacagcagcCAGTGTGCAGGTCTTCAATGATCTGATAAAGTCTGTTGAGAGACGTCTGGTTGAACTTGTTGTGATGAttgaagagaaacagaaaacagcagagaaacaaGCTGAAGGCTTCATCAAAGAACTGGAAGaggaaatctctgagctgaTGAAGAAAAGTGCTGAACTGAAGCAGTTGTCACACAATGAAGACCACCTCCAGCTCCTCCGAAACTTCCCATCCCTGAACTCTGCTCCATccaccaaagactggacagaggtTAAAGTTCAATCATCATATGAGATGACTGTGAAGagagctgtggctcagctggagaAAACGCTCAGTGAAGAGATGAAGAAcatgtgtgctgctgttgaGCTGAAGAGGGcccagcagtatgcagtggatgtgatGCTTGATCCAGATACAGCACATCCTAATCTCAGCCTGTCCTATGATGGGAAACAAGTGTATTGCGGCGATGTAAAAAAGAATCTCTTTGACAACCCAAGGAGATTTTCTTCTTGTGCAGTCTTAGGAAAGCAGAGTATCTCTTCAGGAAAGTTTTACTATGAGGTTCAGGTTAAATGGAAAACTAAATGGGATTTAGGAGTGGTCAGACAGTCCATCAGCAGGAAGGGAGACAACACAATGTGCCCTGAGAATGGCTACTGGGCTATATggttaagaaataaaaatgagtatAGAGCTCTTGCTGGTCCTTCAGTCCGTCTCGCTCTAAGGTTTCAgcctcagaaggtgggggtgtttgtggattatgaggagggtctggtctccttttatgatgtagatgctgcagctcttattTACTCCTTTACTGACTGTaacttcactgagaaactctatCCGTACTTCAGTCCCTGTCCCAGTGACGGTGGGAAAAACTCTGCACCTCTGATCATCTCTCGTGGTAGTCACATGCATTAGACTAATTGTACATttagtaagaaaaaaatatgtctCCTTTaggcatacacacatagacCTAGAAAGTTTAACCTACACTAATCAGTATTTTTGTATATAAACAGTGACTCGAATTACTATATGCAATTTTGAGGCTTGGCTTGCAGCGACAAACCCACAGAGACATATCACCCACTTTAGGTCTACAAAGCTTTATAGCCTAATTTATACAATCATAAAATTCTCCCATCAGCCCTGTTTCAATTTGCAATAGAGGGCGACTGTTATAGCAAAAAAGCTCTGACAAATGCAATGAAGGCTTCCTGTCGTGCACCAATAGTCAGAGAAAGTTTGCAACTTTTCCCTATTGTTTTGGGATCATTTCCTGATGATAATGGACACTTGCAAGTCGATGAAGGCTGGAAAAAGCACCATTAATTTTGATCTCTGTGAGGGTAAACCATCTAATTTGGAGAAGATGGTTTGGAAGATGGTAAAGATTCAGTGTTTACCTGCAGTGTTGAGAACATTGAAGGAACTGGCCCCTTTCATTACACTGCCTTTCATTTCTAAAGTGTAAATAAGAGCCTAATTGGTATTTCAAAAGTGCAATGTGTAGCATTTAGTAGATCGGacttagcaaaaaaaaagagtataatATTCACAGgtatattttaattagtttataatcacttgaaaataagtattgtgtttgtg comes from the Scomber japonicus isolate fScoJap1 chromosome 23, fScoJap1.pri, whole genome shotgun sequence genome and includes:
- the LOC128385108 gene encoding E3 ubiquitin-protein ligase TRIM21-like is translated as MASASNLLSEDQFLCSICLDVFTHPVTIPCGHNFCKDCITEHWNINSQCQCPMCKELFAKRPKLRVNTFISEMAAQFRQSVQKKSSSSEQQQAKTGDVLCDFCTETKLKALKSCLVCLTSYCETHLEPHQRIPGLKRHMLIDPVKNLEDRMCKKHDRPLELFCKTDQMCLCQLCTDTGHKGHRIVPLIDEHEGRKAELQKKEAKVQQMIQERRLKIQQIKQSTAASVQVFNDLIKSVERRLVELVVMIEEKQKTAEKQAEGFIKELEEEISELMKKSAELKQLSHNEDHLQLLRNFPSLNSAPSTKDWTEVKVQSSYEMTVKRAVAQLEKTLSEEMKNMCAAVELKRAQQYAVDVMLDPDTAHPNLSLSYDGKQVYCGDVKKNLFDNPRRFSSCAVLGKQSISSGKFYYEVQVKWKTKWDLGVVRQSISRKGDNTMCPENGYWAIWLRNKNEYRALAGPSVRLALRFQPQKVGVFVDYEEGLVSFYDVDAAALIYSFTDCNFTEKLYPYFSPCPSDGGKNSAPLIISRGSHMH